The following DNA comes from Anopheles coustani chromosome 2, idAnoCousDA_361_x.2, whole genome shotgun sequence.
GAATCTAGCGTAAGATTGGAAGGGTTTCGGGGTATTTCGGATTTAGAACTTGAGCAAGAATTTCGGTACTTTACTCGTAGGTGTCCTGGTGAAAATAActagtttattcaaattttcgagCGCTTATAAACTATTTCGGTTACATTTGATCAATAAGTGTAAACAAGATAGAAGATCTCGCTCTAATTCCAGATTGCCCCCTGCGCATCGTGAGAAAGTTACGCGGTGTTCTGTTCCTGTCACGcgtccttttttcctaaacgtcTCACTTTCTCCTAATGAGAAAACGAGGGGTCGCAGCGTCGATCGATATCGACCCACTTGACGCTTCGTCGCTCGATCACGTTGATCGCGCTAAGATTTTAACCCTTCATCGCGTGGGGCGTCTGGTTATCGTCACGCTGACGTGGCTATGCTGGGGTTCGTAAGTTTATCAATCGTGTGAAACATTTTGGTTAATAATTGACCTTTTTTGGTCTCTCGAGCGCATGCATGCTCGTTCTCTTGCGACATCATGCATTGTCGCTTATTCCTAAAAGATCTCACGTGGCTTCAATGCTCACGATTGTATTCCTACTTGCTATGCACGCATAGTTTTCCAtctggaaaacatcaaatatttcGGGTTTTCCTAGATTGCGTCATTCTCGCTCCTTCTTTCTTTGTCCCATCCTTCTTGTTCTAACTTTTCTCGTCTTGTGATGGAAGAATTTTGTCCCATATAATTTCCCGTTTTCTCTACTTTCttatactttgtttttctattcgCGGTCAGGGGTAAAATTTTTCTATCCGTTGGTATCACGaacgaaacatatcgtccgtCAGTAACAGCCCTCTCTAgcgctaggttgaagagtatgcaggcaAGCCCATCCCCTTTGTAGTTTTGTAGTCAACCTGTTATGAATGCTCTTGCTGGAGCGTCTGCACTAATAGCCCTTAGATTCCCGTTGATGTTTACTCCACATTCCATTAATAAATAGCGTTGAAACCccatttcatccacataaGCTCCATCTCGATCTTCAACTAGCATTTCTGCTTCCACGGATATATTGCCAGCTACAGCTTCAATATTTGCTGTAGATTGCtgcgttttgaacattttttggacATTGTCGGATCGACGATAGAAAACTGCATTCTTtcgcaaatgttttaattcggCCACATTTTCATGGGATTTCTTGTACAAAATAGACACCAAGTTTTTACAACATACTGGACGAGCGGTTactttaaaatgtaaacaatttcTCAACGGGCtgttgctcacacacacacaagtctatGCAGTTGGCAAAATAATGCGATAGAAAAGGACGGAACGATAGAGCAGCCAGCATTTGGATTGTCATCAGGAAGTGAGGGGTATGTCAAATGGTGGCGGATTGGTTGCAGGGTAGCTCTCCCGTCGTGGAGGGGTTTTGTTGTATGGAACTTTCATGGGTTCGAAACGTAAATTTGGCGCTCCTTGggctctgtcgcgcttggcttgcgcgattgttctgccgaaactgggctacttttgaaacgggacgttgcgctgtagtgtggaccccgcgtcagatgggattcgaatctttggaatccgtctagggattgaatcttcgaatcttcggaATCTAGAAGTTGCCAACACTAATGCGttccataaaaaaagaagaacacaCCAATTTGCCATCGTGGGAAAGAAGTGTTTACACGTCAGTCGGACGGAATCTAGTTGCTTCGTTTTCTAGGCTGGAAAAATACATTAGTATTTGGAAATACATTATTTTAAGTTAGTTTATCGTCGATTAGGTGTCTAGTGGAAGTTTGAAAATATCGGACATCCAGCAGGATCTAAACTTACCCCGTGTTTTGTTACCGGTGACGCAGAGACGTGTACGTGTTCTGAAAACCCCTCAACCCATATTAACGTGTGCATTTCCAAGTCATATTttcattcttcttttgtttgttatttctaGTGCAAACTGCCTCTTGCGGCATCCTTTAAAAATTGAGGAAAGAGGTGAAACAGAACTACCAAAGTCGTAACAACGATACACGTCTGGTTAAACTGCACCACCTGGCAAACAGACAACAAACGAGAGGACAGGAAGGAGGAAGGATACTGAAAATGAATATCTTTCGATTGGCCGGTGACCTATCACATCTGCTGGCAATAATTCTTCTCTTGATCAAGATATGGAAAACCAGATCATGCGCCGGTATTTCAGGAAAGTCGCAGATTCTCTTTGCAATCGTGTACATTACCCGTTACCTGGATCTAGTGACAACTTTTATTAGTTTGTATAACACGTTTATGAAGCTGGTCTTCATTAGTACCTCCGTGGCTACGATTTATCTGATGTACGTCAAATTTAAGGCGACATACGACCACAACCACGATTCGTTTCGCATCGAGTTTCTGCTTATCCCATGCTTCGTACTGGCCCTGTTGATAAACACGGCATTCACTGTAGTTGAAATACTCTGGACATTCTCCATTTATCTGGAAGCTGTTGCCATCTTACCACAGTTGTTCCTGGTAAGCAAGACGGGTGAAGCGGAGAGCATTACCAGTCATTATTTGTTTGCACTTGGCTCATATCGTGCACTTTACCTCCTCAATTGGATCTACCGATACTACGCGGAAGCACACTATGACCCGATTGCCATCTTTGCTGGAGCCATTCAAACGATCCTGTACTGCGATTTCTTCTATCTCTACATTACGAAAGTCCTAAAGGGTAAAAAACTCCAACTTCCAGCGTAAATAGCGCTGAGTTAATAAATAACCATAAATTACTTTGGAGTGTAGGGAATACTGGAAAGGCACTGCAAAAGAGTAGAAGTAATGTTTATAATCGGAATCCACCACATACAAACTTCTTATGTTTGTGGTGACTGTatgatttgaataaataaattgtatttGCGCTTATTAGAATCAACCCGATCATAAAATAAATGGGTAAACTGTAACTGGAATGGAACTGGAAACTGTACCCACATCTACCCTAATGGGCGCGAATATCTATCAACTAATCGCCACTCCGTATGGCAAGGCACGGTAAACTAAAACAGAATTGAAAAAATGAAGTTCGAAAAAATAATTAGTTACACTTATGATTTCGTGCAATTTCaaagatgttttaaaattattttacgaGCTGTATGTCCTCTTTTTGCAGGGCATCTTTATCATTGTATATCCATTCTGTAATGTATCCATGTATTCCTAGAGAAGAGTAACAAGTGACAAGGTTGCAATGCTAGGTTatgtgaaaaggaaaacaaacaggatGGAATTCACTATAATATCCCGCGCAATCAGGAGTAACATTCAATAAACCTTCAAGGAAAAACTAACGGCACAATAGTTATGgtttcaatttgaaatttaaagaATAACTTAGCTGGTAGTCAGTGAAATACTTAATACTGACAAAAAAGCATTGCATGATTATCTTTCGCTTGTTCTTTCTTCGCACACTTCTGCAGGTTATGCCAAAGTTGCAAACCTGAATCACCGATTAcaaaccaataaaattaaattttatacaaTTTTATACGGCAGGGCATGGGATTCAAGGATTCCATCAAACCTTCCCAGTATATTTAATACGGATTTATTGAAGAATTATgatctgagaatttatctccGGCATTATAATTTACACGTATACCATACAGGCCTAAATCGCTACTACTATGACTTTTTCACACACCTTCTATGGTACCAATGAATCATTTCACTATGTACACCGTTTAATAATGTTCATCAACGACTCCAAAGTCTCTATCATTGTCTTTATTCAATTATTGCAATTCAGTGTACTAGATTGTTCGTACAGTCCTATAAAagatgaatttaaataaattatagaATTAACATAACCtaacattaaaagaaaaagtttaatgattttataTGATAGTAAACTTGATGTAAAAATGTCCAGGCATGGCTTGAAGGATACATTACAACACAAAAATCAGAACACATCTggcaaaaatagaaaaaaatgccATTTGctttgaaatgaaaaggaaaaattatttaacaaaagtaaacataaggagcggtagcgccggttagaaaatcgtctCATGAGTcccggggctcaccacttcgacggcgtgggttcgaatcccaatcgaaaccagaccctcccctgtacgagaaatgtcttgtaagcccttgaCAGCCATGGGGCAGCCATGACcaaaaggtcgttacgccaggaagaagaagaaacataaGGAATTGTGTTTTGCACTGTGCTCTCCGATTCTCAGAATTCTCGCCACAGTCGGGGTCTTTATTTTGGGCTCAGCATTCAAATTCTTTTAATGATGCGACTCACCCGGTTCGATGTGACGGTAAAACGACCGGTTCTTAATAAATTTTCTcgatttattccatttttccatcattgGAGGAACATTTGCTTTACGAAGGACATCGCATTTGCTCTTGTTTTAGCCTGCTGTGCACTGTATTGTTTTGTATGATCTGTTTTCAACACATTTCGAAAGCCTTTTGAAAAAACTCATTAGTAGTAAGCAGCATAATCCTGATGGTAATTTAaccctttttaatttttgtataCCTTCGTAAGTCCTGTAACTCTGAGTGCAACAAAATCGACGAAAACTTCAAAAACCACATTCAATAGTTTTCTGCCTGAGAATTTTATCCATCTAACACGCTGCAGGCGGGTGCATGGGCCACCTTCAGAAAGTGTATAAAACTGtaaatcttttttatttctcccgCAGTTGGAATctattttaaagtattttcaATTCTCTTCGTGGGatgcgtttttttatttgaaacacaAAAGGTGTTAGGCTTTGCTTACTAACAGTAAGAATAGCTAATcagtttttttatatgaattgatgaataactttttattttcaaccatAGCAGAAAAAAAGCGTTGGAAACACCTAAGCCActcaaaaatgttcaaatgatacgattattattcttttttatacATTCGGTTTTACCAAATTCATCAATTCGCTTACTTCCGGTTCAGGATTGTGTGTTATCCaatctttttcaaatttttcat
Coding sequences within:
- the LOC131266093 gene encoding ER lumen protein-retaining receptor translates to MNIFRLAGDLSHLLAIILLLIKIWKTRSCAGISGKSQILFAIVYITRYLDLVTTFISLYNTFMKLVFISTSVATIYLMYVKFKATYDHNHDSFRIEFLLIPCFVLALLINTAFTVVEILWTFSIYLEAVAILPQLFLVSKTGEAESITSHYLFALGSYRALYLLNWIYRYYAEAHYDPIAIFAGAIQTILYCDFFYLYITKVLKGKKLQLPA